One region of Culex pipiens pallens isolate TS chromosome 2, TS_CPP_V2, whole genome shotgun sequence genomic DNA includes:
- the LOC120423140 gene encoding protein lifeguard 1-like, translating to MAQPGYGFPNQPPYSQQQPGYPPQPGYPPQPGYPPQPGYPPQPTFQQPQSGFYGYPQSQPYAGNTGALSMGSDPEDPDACGFDFTDQSIRKGFIRKVYSILMVQLGITLGFICLFMYHEPTKVWVQRHPEVFWIAFGVMLVTMISMACCDSVRRKSPMNFIFLGLFTLAMSFLMGVTTARFSSQEVLLAVGITAAVCLGLTLFAFQTKWDFTVMGGMLFVAALVLMLFGLIAIFFPGKTITLVYASLGALLFSFYLVYDTQLMMGGKHKYSISPEEYIFAALNLYLDIINIFMFILTIIGASRD from the coding sequence ATGGCACAACCAGGTTACGGATTCCCAAATCAGCCTCCATACTCCCAGCAACAACCAGGATACCCACCTCAGCCAGGTTATCCACCTCAGCCAGGTTATCCACCCCAGCCAGGGTACCCACCCCAACCAACCTTCCAACAACCCCAGTCAGGCTTCTACGGATACCCCCAGAGTCAACCGTACGCCGGAAATACGGGCGCTCTCTCGATGGGCAGCGACCCGGAAGATCCCGACGCATGCGGATTCGACTTCACCGATCAATCCATCCGGAAGGGATTCATCCGAAAAGTGTACTCCATACTGATGGTTCAACTCGGCATCACGCTCGGCTTCATCTGTCTGTTTATGTACCACGAGCCGACCAAGGTGTGGGTCCAACGTCATCCGGAAGTGTTCTGGATCGCATTCGGCGTGATGCTCGTCACGATGATCTCAATGGCGTGCTGTGACAGCGTCCGACGGAAGTCTCCGATGAACTTTATCTTTTTGGGCCTGTTCACGCTGGCGATGTCCTTCCTGATGGGCGTTACCACGGCCAGGTTCAGCTCGCAGGAAGTTCTGTTGGCGGTGGGAATCACGGCAGCGGTTTGCCTCGGGTTGACCCTGTTTGCGTTCCAGACCAAGTGGGACTTCACCGTGATGGGGGGCATGTTGTTCGTGGCGGCGTTGGTGCTGATGCTGTTCGGGCTGATTGCCATTTTCTTCCCCGGAAAAACTATCACTCTGGTTTATGCCAGCTTGGGGGCGTTGTTGTTTAGCTTTTACTTGGTTTACGACACTCAGCTGATGATGGGTGGAAAACACAAGTACAGCATTAGTCCCGAGGAGTACATCTTTGCTGCGTTGAATCTTTATCTAGATATCATTAATATTTTCATGTTTATACTAACGATTATTGGTGCATCTCGAGATTGA
- the LOC120423136 gene encoding lipopolysaccharide-induced tumor necrosis factor-alpha factor homolog → MEKGPPSYEQAHAPAPAAYPHPVQQAPTSFQNQTTVIVTSAQVGPDPTTLMCPSCRATIVTRLEYETTTRTHVCAAILCLFICWPCVCIPYCSTSCRDANHYCPNCGSYIGTYRK, encoded by the exons atgg AAAAGGGACCACCGAGCTATGAACAGGCTCATGCGCCAGCTCCCGCGGCCTATCCTCATCCTGTTCAGCAAGCTCCGACTAGTTTTCAAAACC AAACTACCGTGATCGTTACGAGCGCCCAGGTCGGTCCAGATCCAACGACCCTGATGTGCCCGTCGTGTCGAGCCACCATCGTGACCAGGTTGGAGTACGAAACAACCACCCGGACCCACGTTTGCGCAGCGATTCTGTGTCTGTTTATCTGCTGGCCCTGCGTCTGCATACCGTACTGTTCGACGTCGTGCCGAGACGCGAACCACTACTGCCCCAACTGTGGCTCCTACATCGGAACATATCGCAAGTAG